The following are encoded together in the Chlorocebus sabaeus isolate Y175 chromosome 20, mChlSab1.0.hap1, whole genome shotgun sequence genome:
- the HIST2H2AC gene encoding histone H2A type 2-C: MSGRGKQGGKARAKAKSRSSRAGLQFPVGRVHRLLRKGNYAERVGAGAPVYMAAVLEYLTAEILELAGNAARDNKKTRIIPRHLQLAIRNDEELNKLLGKVTIAQGGVLPNIQAVLLPKKTESHKAKSK, from the coding sequence ATGTCTGGTCGTGGCAAACAAGGAGGCAAGGCTCGCGCCAAGGCCAAGTCGCGCTCGTCCCGCGCTGGCCTCCAGTTCCCGGTAGGGCGAGTGCATCGCTTGCTGCGCAAAGGCAACTACGCGGAGCGGGTGGGGGCTGGCGCGCCCGTCTACATGGCGGCGGTCCTCGAGTACCTGACTGCCGAGATCCTGGAGCTGGCGGGCAACGCGGCTCGGGACAACAAGAAGACGCGCATCATCCCTCGTCACCTCCAGCTGGCCATCCGCAACGACGAGGAACTGAACAAGCTGCTGGGCAAAGTCACCATCGCCCAGGGCGGCGTTTTGCCTAACATCCAGGCCGTTCTGTTACCAAAGAAAACCGAAAGCCACAAAGccaaaagcaaataa
- the H2BC21 gene encoding histone H2B type 2-E gives MPEPAKSAPAPKKGSKKAVTKAQKKDGKKRKRSRKESYSIYVYKVLKQVHPDTGISSKAMGIMNSFVNDIFERIAGEASRLAHYNKRSTITSREIQTAVRLLLPGELAKHAVSEGTKAVTKYTSSK, from the coding sequence ATGCCTGAACCGGCAAAATCCGCTCCGGCTCCTAAAAAGGGCTCCAAGAAAGCCGTCACCAAAGCCCAGAAGAAAGACGGCAAGAAGCGCAAGCGCAGCCGCAAGGAGAGCTACTCCATCTACGTGTACAAGGTGCTGAAGCAGGTCCACCCCGACACCGGCATCTCGTCCAAGGCCATGGGCATCATGAACTCCTTCGTCAACGACATTTTCGAGCGCATCGCGGGAGAGGCGTCCCGCCTGGCGCACTACAACAAGCGCTCCACCATCACGTCCCGCGAGATCCAGACGGCTGTGCGCCTGCTGCTGCCCGGCGAGCTGGCCAAGCACGCCGTGTCCGAGGGCACCAAGGCGGTCACCAAGTACACCAGCTCCAAGTGA
- the H2AC21 gene encoding histone H2A type 2-B produces the protein MSGRGKQGGKARAKAKSRSSRAGLQFPVGRVHRLLRKGNYAERVGAGAPVYLAAVLEYLTAEILELAGNAARDNKKTRIIPRHLQLAVRNDEELNKLLGGVTIAQGGVLPNIQAVLLPKKTESHKPGKNK, from the coding sequence ATGTCAGGACGCGGAAAGCAGGGAGGCAAGGCCCGCGCTAAGGCCAAGTCGCGCTCGTCCCGCGCTGGCCTCCAGTTCCCGGTGGGGCGAGTGCACCGCTTGCTGCGCAAGGGCAACTACGCGGAACGGGTGGGGGCAGGCGCCCCGGTGTACCTGGCGGCGGTCCTCGAGTACCTGACCGCGGAAATTCTGGAGCTAGCGGGCAACGCGGCTCGGGACAACAAGAAGACGCGCATCATCCCTCGCCATCTGCAACTAGCCGTGAGGAATGACGAAGAGCTCAACAAGTTACTCGGGGGTGTCACCATTGCCCAGGGCGGCGTCTTACCCAATATCCAGGCTGTCCTGTTGCCCAAGAAAACGGAGAGTCACAAGCCTGGCAAGAACAAGTAA
- the BOLA1 gene encoding bolA-like protein 1: MLSGRLVPGLVSMAGRVCLSRGSAGSGAIGPVEAAIRTKLEQALSPEVLELRNESGGHAVPPGSETHFRVAVVSSRFEGLSPLQRHRLVHAALAEELAGLVHALAIQARTPAQWRENSQLDTSPPCLGGNKKALGTP, encoded by the coding sequence ATGCTGAGTGGGCGCCTGGTCCCAGGTCTGGTCTCCATGGCTGGCCGGGTCTGTTTGTCCCGGGGCAGCGCGGGATCCGGGGCCATCGGTCCAGTGGAGGCCGCCATTCGCACGAAGTTGGAGCAGGCCCTGAGCCCCGAGGTGCTGGAGCTTCGCAACGAGAGCGGTGGCCACGCGGTCCCGCCTGGCAGTGAGACGCACTTCCGCGTGGCTGTGGTGAGCTCTCGTTTCGAGGGACTGAGCCCCCTACAACGACACCGGCTGGTCCACGCAGCACTGGCGGAGGAGCTGGCAGGGCTGGTCCATGCACTGGCCATCCAGGCACGGACCCCTGCCCAGTGGAGAGAGAACTCTCAGCTGGACACTAGCCCCCCATGCCTGGGTGGGAACAAGAAAGCTCTAGGAACCCCTTGA